The following nucleotide sequence is from Harmonia axyridis chromosome 5, icHarAxyr1.1, whole genome shotgun sequence.
aaatcgtgTATTAAATATATGTACGACTTTttacatattcatatatttGGTTTTCCCGTACATGTAATACATTCGGACATTTCGCTTCACAGTACGCAGTATCCATATCAGTGTCATAATGATGGACGAAAACGAAGCTGCCTTATTGCGTATAAGTTTTGCTTCAGTTAAACGAATAGATCCATACGTTAAAGAGATTTTAGCCACTTCATCACACGTTGCCTTATATAGATTCAATACAATTACTAACGAATGGGAAAAGACGGGAGTTGAAGGTGCTCTTTTTATTTATAGTCGAAATGGTGAACCTTTCCACAGTATTTTGGTTATGAACCGATTGGACCCTAATAATGTAATAGAGCCCATCGTCAAAGGATTTGAATACCAACTTCAAACACCGTTTCTACTTTACAAGAATTCTCATAGTAAAATCTTCGGCATTTGGTTCTTTAAAAGAGAAGATTGCACCAGTGTCATTTCTCTTATAGACCTAGTAATggaaaatttaaaagaaaattgCGAGGAGCATGTTAATAAAAAGGAAAATGGCGTGGACATTTTCAGTTTGTTGACCAAAGCTCAGCAAGAATTCAACAGAACACCTACGAGACAAGAAACTGTGCCCCAATTCGCATCAACCCCAAGACTAACTGATGTTACTTCCAAAAGTGTACAAGACTTTTTCGCCAAAGCAAGCACTAAAACAACACAAAAACCAGTTGATACTGGTCATGTGTTACAAAGACTTATGTCAAATCCTGCTCATTCTGTTGAACATAttgaaaaacaacaacaaagatCTGTGACACCTCAAGAACCGCTACCAAAACAATATATGTGTATGGAAAAGAAAGCCATTCCCATCCCAATACCTGGTAGAAGTGATAGTCATGGAATGTGTGAAGGTAGTCTAGGTTCAAGTTTAGGTATTTTACAAGGTCATTCACCTTTAAGTTCACAATTGACCAGTCAGTCATTATGTGAAGACAACCCAGATTTATTGGGATCTTCTCCATTCGTATCATTTATGGAAAATGCAAAACCTCTATTGATGACTCCGATGATGTTCACAACACCATCGTCGTATAAGGACAAAAACGAAGCATTACAAGCTGGACTTGTTTCTTCTATAAATCAGAATGATCCAAATGATGGAATAGATTTATTGACGGAGAAGCAGTTAGCACAAGCTCTTATACATATGTTAAAGCATAATTCCGATTTTACTCGACAAATCCATGAGGCATATGTCAATTCGATCATGGAGAAAGTAAAGCCAACATAACAATGGAATCTGTTCCACAGTTTTCTCAATTTTATTGCCAACTATTATGAAGGATTTCAtcacattttttctgaaatctgGCCAACTAGTCGTTTGTATTGacattcatattttatttctgacgttttattatttgaaaatttttacttGGGAAATAAAGTTATGAAAGAGATCAACTGTACTATTTaagtttattgtttttaatatttcatatctCTATTTGAtctcatttcatttttgatagTCGTTCTGAATTTCGTACAgagttttttttggactcattAAAAAGTTGTTGAGCAGCTTTCAGGACCACTATTGTTGacataaatttcttgaaaatgtgtagaaattgttatttcagctgcaaaacctgaaaaaatgtactatatatgaaatttttcatctgaaaagtttttcaaacaTGAACAGTTCTTAATTTATTAGAACATTTTATACTACCATCGACATTATCTGCATTTGATATTTATAGTAGTTATTATGGTGTACTGTTCTTTTGACTGTTTAAGCAGTTTttggttaataataataatattacacATAATGATGAGAACTTTGACTCTTTTTATACCTTTCCAGtcatttttttattcagaaaatttgaataatcaacttttttttttcaattttcaatatttcgattCCATATTAACTGAAGATATCGGAAAATTGTGTCAAACACCACCAAAGCAGTCCATAGGAGAAACCtggatttttcaatgaaataaacttCAATGGTTTTCTAGAATTTCACTGAATCAATTAGTGAATATCAAAAACATATCAGACAAAATTTTTTACTTAAACTGCTATATTTGGAAACATTTAATTACAAATATACATGAACCAATGTTAGTTTATATACAATGGAATAAGTGATTATCTTCTCACAAAATGGAACCATGAAATATGTAGTCGTATTTTAAGAAAGAAATATGCATAGTTAAACTCCTAGTCCTCTGATCGATTCAAACAAAAACCAGCTGACAAAATGATAACTATTCTTCGTAACAATCTCATTTTACATCGAAACGAACATGATTTTTTAGTCTTCACTTTACTCTACCGAAGATTAAACTTAAAAACAGTTCCGAACGAAACAAACAAACTTAATAATCCACAAACTTGTTCTCATTGGCCCTTTCTTCAGCCCTGGCCTTCATTCTAGTGATGAAAGCGGCTCCCTTGTTTTTCCTAAAGTTCTCGTAGGGATCGTTCAGATTGCAACCGACACCTTTGAATTGGTCCTGTTTGTCTCGAACGTCCCCCCCTGAGATTGGGGCGTCGATTCCTTGCTCGTTGGCCCCGAGACCGCTACCACCCCATCCCATTTTCTTCAGCATCTGATGGCCTTTGTTCGACTGGTCCAACTCTTGGTCATCGTTTCTCATGTAGCTGGAGCCGCTATAACAAAAAGAGGTATTATTTGGTggtgaagaaatgaaaattcaagttcGAATTGGGGCTTATTAATTGAGTAATTTTAAAGTTACAAAAATTGGTTTAGATTCTACTTCATTTTGATAGTTAAACGCCTAAAAATGTCAGAAATCAAGTATACACTTGATTTACAGATCGCTTTGCCAGATACAACAAAGAGCCATCTCTTAATTCCTTCAGTGAATTAAATGCTTGGGTGTCTGGTAATGATATTGGTCAATATTATTCTTATATTTGTGTTAAAGCTGATTTTCTTATtgtttgtaacgggtgttttttttttcgaggtatataacattaagttggcattactgttcaagatggcgatcgatttaacagctgtcaagtgattcattctcagtttggtttggcaattcatcatgagtagactcacgcttgcaaatagtgcaattttatttcggaaataatggttctgtgcggaatacgtatcgcgcactaccaccattttattttgtttagcgatgaagcgaacttctggttgaatggctacatcaacaaacaaaactgccgcatttggagtgaagctaatcctcaagtgtatgtcgaaacaccgttacacccagaaaaactgactgtttggtgcgctttatgcccataaagcgcataaagttggaatcattggtccgtacttcttcaaaaacgatgatggccagaacgttacagtcaatggtgattggtatagagccatgatgactaactttttcattcctgaattgaacaatcatgatgtccaggagctgtggttccaacaagacggcgcaacatgtcacacagctcgtgccacaatcgatttattgaaagacacgtttggtgaccgcctaatttcacgttttggacctgtgaattggcctccgagatcttgtgatttgacaccgctagactactttctgtggggctatgtaaagtcattggtctatgcggataagccacaaacccttgaccatttggaagacaacattcgccgtgttattgccgatatacggccacaaatgttggaaaaagtaatcgaaaattggacgtccagattggactacatccgagccagccgtggcggtcatatgccagaaatcatatttaaaatataatgccacaagattatcttgcggataaataaaattcatgtcaatcgaataatccatcgttgttttattgcaatttaaagttccatagctcttaaaaaaacaccctttatttgtaTTAGTATCAACATGggctttattttcaaatattcttttgaaataatttcctatcattaaattttcatttatagAATCATGGAAGTCAGTTTAAACGTAAAATAATTTCTATCGCTAACTCAAAATTGTACCCTTTGGTCAATAGAAGAAACTTACACGAAGCCATGGACATGTGGAGGAGTGGGCGATCTCCTAACCGGCGACCTCGAGGGTGACCTTGACACGCTCCTCCTTCGGCCACTCCTACCCGACCTCCTTCTACGTTTAGGACTCCTGGACCTCGACCTAGACCTGGATCTGGACCGCGATTTCTTCTGGTTACGATGAGGGGTAAAGTTAGTTGGCGGGGGTGAGGGAGACTTGCTCGTGTACCTCCTTTTGGGCGGGGAGGGTTCCTTCATTGCAGGGATCACGACTGGACTCGGAGACCTGGACTTCTCCCTCAGGCCGTTGGCGATCATCTCCTCTTTTTCCTTCTTCGCGTTGTTTTTGGCCTTGTAGTACTCATACAAACCTAGCTTCTCCCACCCTTCGCTGTTACACAAGCCAAAATGAAATTCTATAAAAGGTTACGGGGGATCTATGCATTGCGAAGGTCCAGAGTGGACCTTTCCATGGTATgatcgatgaaaaaaatcaataatatatGCACACCAGCAGAATGAGGGAATGGACAAAATCACAATGAAgttttgtagttcattttctctcgAACCCTTCGGTCGATTTCAGCAAGTATTTCTTTGAATTGTATATTGATTCTTCGGAAACCTAACTGTTCAGATGCCGTCCTCAGATACTTTGTTTTCTGTGATATGCATGGATGaacaaaaagaatgaaaaaaaaaaaggttttattcAGAAAACACTGTGAAGCGAATCGTTCATAGATGAGAATGCATAAACAAacacagggtgttctgaatgAAAACTTACTCTTCATCCTTTCTGTACATTCTTGTATATAACAGAAGATGTAGTATCTGAGGAAGGCATCTGAACAATTATGTTCCCGAGAAATCAAGctgcaatttaaaaaaaataattgctcaAATCAGCAAAAGGGTTCAACAGAAAATGAACTACCAACTTTGTTTTGATTTTGTCCATTTCCTTAAATTTGCTAGAGTTTATACTATTTTAAACTGAACTACACGAAACTAGATCTGGTGGATACGATGAATATCTCAAATGAAATATTAggattatttctttttcttgaaaatgtttGATTTGGAAGAATAGCAAGCATCGAATGATTATTTGAGGTATAATCGGTGATAAGATTAACCTAATCATTCGCTAAAAATGCGGCAAACTTTTGACAAACAATGATGATGATAGTGGTGATTCTCAAAAATAGGAacaaattcctcaaaattatTAAGGATAATGTAATTCAGTCTAAAATAGTTCAATCAagtgaataaattcaatattgagAATCAAAACATCGATATCAAGGGACGTTTTGACCgtatcaagaaaaaatatcaaatcaaaGGTCTATTTCAAAGAGCAACATTTGCAAAGTGAAATTTTGGCCATAACCTAGCACAAACTGGCTACGGTCACACAGTTCACGTCAAAAATCGTCTTGTTCGTAACTTACCTGTCTCTTGGTCTCTCGTGAGTGGGCGGAGCGTAGAAAGCCTCCAACGCTGCTATTAGTCGATCGTTTGGTGGTGCCGGAGGCGGTAACCTAATATCTTTTGGATCTAACGGTTTATACGAAGTGTCTTCCAACTAAAAGCGGATTGGTTCAAAGTATTAAACATGTCATGCGATGCAGTCAAAAGATGGCGGGAGGGGCAAAATATTATCACATACAATATATCcatatagagaattcaaaattcTACTTCAATTACCAGCTTATTTTTCAGGGAAAATTCGAATGATTTTTCCATATCCAACACTGTATATGTTTTAGAAAATTTATGGTTTCGAATCACCATCTATTCGAATATGGGATTCTGCTTACTTTATACTTCTAAAcgcaaaattattcaatttattatgcttgaaaattcattattagtCGAGCTAACTATTATCTTCAATGAAATCTATAGTAtgttgatataaaaaaacaccctacaaaaaaaatttctctgaAGTTCtgtaaattcagaaatttccCTATTTTctatatacattttcaaatggaagaaaaaatagAAGTAAATTTTCCAACACATTTCATCGGGACATAATTAAAATTACAAGTTTTGCAAAAAGTACTAATTTTTGCAGATTTTTGAATGATGGCTTGAAAAACATTATAGATTTGTTTCAAATAGGGAAGCGTAAGACAAGTACCGCCAAGAGCTGGTAGGTTTTCAAGCTACGCTCAGTTATTCAAGGGTGTTCCCCAAGGGTGCAAAAGAGGGCCCTCGATTTTTATCTGAGGTAATAATTCCGTAAGTACCAGCCAAAAAAGACGCGGTAGCgcgtcaattttatcaaaatctaCCAAGAAACCTTCCCTACTATCGACAATTTCCAAGGAATTCTTTCGGGACATCACCAACGTTTATCAAAAAACACTCCGAAGCAATTCTGTCCATTCGTAAGCCTTTATTCCCATCGTAATCTCGATAAATTCACCTCCCGAAACCAATACAAAAAGCTACCGTCTCAAAAAATACCTTGATCAGGGGCACTATCAGTCCAGCGGGCAGGTCGTAGTAGGCGAAGGTGGGCACCAGTTCCTCCATCGGCTCCGGTTTGGGCGGGAACCCGGGCGGCGGCTTGGAGAAGTCGGGGAAGACCGCTGGCGGCGGGAAAAAACCAGGGGGCGGCTGCGAGAATTGGTGGTCCATGCCGGAGGCGGGCTGCGGGAGGAGATTCGGAGGAGGGTAGGCGGGGCTAATCGTAGGTAGGTAGTTGTCGGGGGTAGCAGGGGGAGGAGGGGCGCTGGAGGGGGGGTTGGAGTACTCGGATATGTTGTCTTGTGGGTGGGACTGGGCGTTTACTTGCTGCTGGATGGACTGCTGTATGTTGTCTAGGGGTATCAGGTTGTTCGAGGTCTGTTGCTGCAAAGAACGATACCGTTATTGAAACTGATCAATATATGggaaaaaaatacacaaaacaaATGTCAATTCCTTGACAGATGAAGCGACCAAACTCTTTTCTCACAGAATTTTTTTAAGTTAGAGTTAATAGCACAATTTGACAACAAAATTTACATAATCAGAAGATACAGGTCATTCTGAAGCACAAAAACAGGCAAAATGTTTATGGTGTTACCCCCACCAATAATTCTAATTCCCTCTGCTTTTTGCTACAAGGGAATCccagaaaatatcaaataacgATTGAATTTAGGGGCATAATTATGTTATAACtttatcattaattttcagCGCATAAACCATCGCAATCCAAAATATAGGGTCCTAGTTTGAAGAAACAAAAGTTATGGTcgaattgttttcaaaattttcgacACAATCATTGAAACACTCTGTAGTGATATTGTTGTATAACATTTCCACATTCTTCTACTTCGAAATT
It contains:
- the LOC123680749 gene encoding mRNA-decapping enzyme 1B isoform X1, whose protein sequence is MMDENEAALLRISFASVKRIDPYVKEILATSSHVALYRFNTITNEWEKTGVEGALFIYSRNGEPFHSILVMNRLDPNNVIEPIVKGFEYQLQTPFLLYKNSHSKIFGIWFFKREDCTSVISLIDLVMENLKENCEEHVNKKENGVDIFSLLTKAQQEFNRTPTRQETVPQFASTPRLTDVTSKSVQDFFAKASTKTTQKPVDTGHVLQRLMSNPAHSVEHIEKQQQRSVTPQEPLPKQYMCMEKKAIPIPIPGRSDSHGMCEGSLGSSLGILQGHSPLSSQLTSQSLCEDNPDLLGSSPFVSFMENAKPLLMTPMMFTTPSSYKDKNEALQAGLVSSINQNDPNDGIDLLTEKQLAQALIHMLKHNSDFTRQIHEAYVNSIMEKVKPT
- the LOC123680751 gene encoding calcium homeostasis endoplasmic reticulum protein, which encodes MDLPQPPQDTELKNIIDKLAQFVARNGPEFEQMTKNKQKGNSKFQFLFGGEYYNYYQYKVITEQAIYKQQQASGDTNGNNWNASVLNGSEIETLKQQQESLREQIKQSEQNLSAQHAVLLQQQQAQVELAVSKAETDSLQVEAENCNIFLEDIYNFLQPIIDNCTKDSISNGKSWILQHATNKERAFCILHCLLNKVIQGSTFQQKLHVIYLVNDIMHHCARKSSADLRAALEDTVVPMFCNANVGATEEQKVKLDKLLKLWETKLNFLNKNLIEQMKSPVITYQEYQASKMAKYSDEISALAQQTKTTFDNYQTQHQAYVCHAMQQIMDLQQQKQTLEQQQQQSLQSAPIPQQQQTSNNLIPLDNIQQSIQQQVNAQSHPQDNISEYSNPPSSAPPPPATPDNYLPTISPAYPPPNLLPQPASGMDHQFSQPPPGFFPPPAVFPDFSKPPPGFPPKPEPMEELVPTFAYYDLPAGLIVPLIKLEDTSYKPLDPKDIRLPPPAPPNDRLIAALEAFYAPPTHERPRDSEGWEKLGLYEYYKAKNNAKKEKEEMIANGLREKSRSPSPVVIPAMKEPSPPKRRYTSKSPSPPPTNFTPHRNQKKSRSRSRSRSRSRSPKRRRRSGRSGRRRSVSRSPSRSPVRRSPTPPHVHGFVGSSYMRNDDQELDQSNKGHQMLKKMGWGGSGLGANEQGIDAPISGGDVRDKQDQFKGVGCNLNDPYENFRKNKGAAFITRMKARAEERANENKFVDY
- the LOC123680749 gene encoding mRNA-decapping enzyme 1B isoform X2 → MNRLDPNNVIEPIVKGFEYQLQTPFLLYKNSHSKIFGIWFFKREDCTSVISLIDLVMENLKENCEEHVNKKENGVDIFSLLTKAQQEFNRTPTRQETVPQFASTPRLTDVTSKSVQDFFAKASTKTTQKPVDTGHVLQRLMSNPAHSVEHIEKQQQRSVTPQEPLPKQYMCMEKKAIPIPIPGRSDSHGMCEGSLGSSLGILQGHSPLSSQLTSQSLCEDNPDLLGSSPFVSFMENAKPLLMTPMMFTTPSSYKDKNEALQAGLVSSINQNDPNDGIDLLTEKQLAQALIHMLKHNSDFTRQIHEAYVNSIMEKVKPT